In one window of Candidatus Protochlamydia phocaeensis DNA:
- a CDS encoding IS1 family transposase codes for AQHRPVGKESGKTSYIERFNCTLRQRVARLVRKTLSFSKKLANHIGMIKYFICYYNLALHV; via the coding sequence GGGCTCAACACCGACCAGTTGGAAAAGAATCTGGCAAAACAAGTTATATTGAAAGATTTAATTGTACTCTTAGACAAAGAGTCGCAAGGCTTGTAAGAAAAACTTTATCTTTCTCTAAAAAACTAGCTAATCATATTGGAATGATCAAATATTTTATCTGTTATTACAATTTAGCATTACATGTTTAG
- a CDS encoding aromatic amino acid transaminase, whose translation MPFFSDVPLLPDDPILGLPIIFAADPRPNKINLGIGAYKTAEGHSLVLTSVKKAESQILQRHLPKDYLPIEGEGEFIKCGLQLLFGAESALLQSGQIFAAQTVGGSGALRLAGEFLAKLVSKTIFLSQPSWSNHKQIFEKSGLSVGSYPYFDPQGHGLDFAGMCEAIRNMPPSSAILLHGCCHNPTGVDPNFEQWKELSSLIKKQQIVPIFDLAYQGFGQSLDQDAQAIRYFAGEGHEMLVAYSFSKNFGLYGERVGLLAITASQAECMPKLASQIKFLIRCNYSTPPLQGARIISTILKSHELTLEWQRELKNMCERVKEMRKALIAALLVKGQDKNFSYMHQQNGLFSFCGLTPDQVQRLRQEKAIYMPSNGRINIAGLNTQNVEYVAESLLSVM comes from the coding sequence ATGCCATTCTTCTCTGATGTACCTCTCTTGCCGGACGATCCTATTTTAGGCCTTCCAATTATATTTGCAGCTGATCCGCGCCCCAATAAAATTAATTTAGGCATCGGTGCCTATAAAACAGCTGAGGGGCATTCTTTAGTTTTAACGAGCGTAAAGAAAGCAGAAAGCCAAATTCTACAGAGACATCTGCCGAAAGATTACTTGCCTATCGAAGGAGAGGGAGAATTTATCAAATGCGGGCTTCAGCTGTTATTTGGAGCAGAATCCGCTCTTCTGCAGTCAGGTCAAATTTTTGCTGCGCAAACAGTTGGCGGGTCAGGCGCTTTGCGATTGGCCGGAGAGTTCTTGGCGAAGCTGGTGAGCAAGACAATTTTTCTTTCACAGCCTTCTTGGTCTAATCACAAGCAAATTTTTGAAAAATCAGGCTTAAGTGTGGGGAGCTATCCGTATTTCGATCCCCAAGGCCATGGTTTGGATTTTGCCGGCATGTGCGAAGCCATCCGCAATATGCCTCCGTCTAGCGCTATTTTATTGCATGGCTGCTGCCATAATCCGACGGGAGTGGATCCCAATTTTGAACAATGGAAAGAACTATCAAGCCTGATTAAAAAGCAGCAGATTGTGCCCATATTTGATTTGGCTTATCAGGGATTTGGACAGAGCTTAGATCAGGATGCGCAAGCCATTCGCTATTTTGCCGGCGAAGGGCATGAAATGCTCGTAGCTTATTCTTTTTCCAAAAATTTTGGACTTTATGGAGAGCGGGTTGGACTATTAGCTATTACGGCTTCTCAAGCAGAGTGCATGCCTAAATTAGCAAGTCAAATAAAATTTTTAATTCGCTGTAATTATTCAACGCCTCCTTTGCAAGGCGCTCGCATTATATCGACCATTTTAAAATCCCATGAATTGACGCTGGAGTGGCAAAGGGAATTAAAGAATATGTGCGAAAGGGTAAAGGAGATGCGCAAAGCCTTGATTGCCGCTCTTCTCGTCAAAGGCCAAGATAAAAATTTTTCCTATATGCATCAGCAAAATGGCCTGTTTTCCTTTTGCGGACTTACACCTGATCAAGTGCAGCGCCTGCGTCAAGAAAAAGCGATTTATATGCCAAGCAATGGCCGCATTAATATTGCAGGTTTAAATACTCAAAACGTAGAATATGTAGCCGAATCTCTTTTATCTGTTATGTAG
- a CDS encoding rod shape-determining protein MreC: MHKKFILSYFIIFITLLISMSLSRSTTEKMRGGSAALFSPLWEKLLLVKQFFSHPTQSPSLAALAPEENIQRLQLENQLLSNELIQLHQLLSHQHSFKSQLQTLSDSLPYDARELSGEYEIASQRLARTLKLQIQVLPARVLFRSLDTWNSSLWINVGEADNQGRKEKIVAKDSPVLVGQAVVGVIDYVGQHQSRVRLITDPGLTPSVRAVRGGEQDLLVKEHIDALLGHLSRKKLKSLSPQDQEQLAELLEQFKQVLQPFKKSWYLAKGELQGSLQPSCRGHCFILKGTGFNYDFADEEGEGRDLRTGRPLGQSQGAAIPILKAQDILVTTGMDGIFPAGLKVAAVSKIGLLKEGDYFYELEAKPLAGPLHDLSLVFVIPPLGFNAEEAIQK; this comes from the coding sequence GTGCATAAAAAATTTATTCTTTCTTATTTTATTATTTTCATCACTCTCTTAATTTCGATGAGCTTATCGCGATCGACGACCGAGAAAATGCGCGGAGGCTCAGCGGCTCTTTTTTCGCCTTTATGGGAAAAGCTTCTGCTTGTAAAGCAGTTTTTTTCTCATCCCACCCAATCGCCTTCTTTGGCCGCTCTTGCGCCTGAAGAAAACATCCAGCGTCTGCAACTTGAGAACCAATTATTGAGCAATGAATTGATCCAATTGCACCAGCTTCTATCCCATCAGCATAGCTTCAAGTCTCAGCTGCAAACGCTTTCCGACTCTTTACCTTACGATGCCCGTGAGCTGAGTGGCGAGTATGAAATAGCTTCGCAGCGCTTAGCCCGCACGCTTAAATTGCAGATTCAAGTTCTTCCAGCACGCGTTCTTTTTCGCTCTTTGGATACGTGGAACAGTTCTCTTTGGATCAATGTTGGGGAAGCGGACAATCAAGGACGAAAAGAAAAAATTGTCGCTAAGGATAGCCCAGTCTTAGTCGGGCAAGCGGTTGTTGGCGTTATCGATTATGTCGGCCAGCATCAATCGCGCGTGCGCTTGATTACAGATCCTGGTTTGACGCCTTCGGTAAGAGCTGTCAGAGGCGGGGAACAAGACTTGCTGGTGAAAGAGCACATTGATGCATTGCTTGGCCACCTCAGTCGAAAAAAGCTCAAATCCCTCTCTCCTCAGGATCAAGAGCAACTTGCCGAACTCTTAGAACAATTCAAACAAGTCCTGCAGCCTTTTAAAAAATCTTGGTATTTGGCCAAAGGTGAACTGCAGGGCAGTTTGCAACCGTCTTGCCGAGGGCATTGCTTTATTCTTAAAGGAACGGGATTTAACTACGATTTTGCGGATGAAGAGGGAGAGGGGAGGGATCTCCGCACGGGCAGGCCGTTGGGGCAATCGCAAGGAGCTGCTATTCCCATTCTAAAGGCTCAGGACATCCTCGTGACGACAGGCATGGACGGGATTTTTCCTGCCGGCCTTAAAGTCGCAGCCGTTTCTAAAATTGGCTTGCTTAAAGAAGGGGACTATTTCTATGAATTAGAAGCCAAGCCATTAGCCGGTCCCTTGCATGATCTGTCCCTGGTGTTTGTCATCCCCCCTTTGGGATTCAACGCCGAGGAAGCCATTCAGAAATAA
- a CDS encoding glycosyltransferase family 2 protein: MKKALSIGVVIPTFQAAKHLPHCLPPLLQSSLKPRILVIDSSSSDGTVQIAQSLGVETLTIPQTEFNHGTTREKGRLYLGTDIVVMITQDAYATSPYMLERLVRPLIDQQASVSYARQLPHAGAGFFAAFPRYFNYPATSHIRSLEDISTFGVYTFFCSNSCAAYLSRALDEVGGFPHVLFGEDTVVVARLLYKHHRIAYVAEAEVRHSHDYTLKQEFCRHFDIGLARHAYQSLLAIGGKDSKRGQDYVKALLKELKHKQPFLIPYALLQSFFKLSGYRLGRASLHAPVWFKKALSSQKFYWKSEACQSNSKPTF, translated from the coding sequence ATGAAAAAAGCGTTATCCATCGGCGTGGTTATTCCCACTTTTCAAGCGGCTAAGCATCTTCCTCATTGCCTGCCTCCTCTTCTTCAGTCTTCCCTTAAGCCCCGCATCTTAGTAATAGATTCATCCTCTTCCGATGGAACTGTCCAAATAGCCCAATCGCTGGGAGTTGAAACGCTGACTATTCCGCAAACGGAGTTTAATCATGGGACAACCCGTGAAAAGGGCCGGCTTTATCTCGGGACAGATATCGTCGTCATGATTACACAGGATGCCTATGCGACTTCTCCTTATATGCTTGAGCGACTTGTCCGGCCTTTAATTGACCAGCAAGCCTCCGTCTCTTATGCAAGGCAGCTGCCCCATGCAGGGGCGGGTTTTTTTGCCGCTTTTCCCCGTTACTTTAATTATCCGGCAACGAGCCATATTCGCAGCTTAGAAGATATTTCCACTTTCGGCGTTTATACGTTTTTTTGTTCGAATTCTTGTGCGGCTTATCTTAGCCGGGCTTTAGATGAGGTGGGAGGATTCCCCCATGTGCTATTTGGAGAAGATACAGTAGTTGTTGCCCGCTTGCTTTATAAGCACCATCGCATCGCCTATGTTGCAGAAGCGGAAGTCAGGCATTCTCATGATTATACGTTAAAGCAGGAATTTTGCCGGCATTTTGACATTGGACTGGCCAGGCATGCTTATCAATCTCTTCTAGCGATAGGAGGAAAAGACAGCAAAAGGGGACAGGATTATGTTAAAGCCTTGCTCAAAGAATTAAAGCACAAACAGCCCTTTCTAATTCCTTATGCGCTTTTACAATCCTTCTTCAAGTTGAGCGGTTATCGCCTAGGCCGGGCCAGTCTGCATGCCCCGGTTTGGTTTAAGAAAGCGCTTAGCAGCCAGAAGTTTTATTGGAAGAGCGAGGCATGTCAGTCGAATTCAAAACCTACCTTCTAA